One Phoenix dactylifera cultivar Barhee BC4 chromosome 14, palm_55x_up_171113_PBpolish2nd_filt_p, whole genome shotgun sequence DNA window includes the following coding sequences:
- the LOC103715372 gene encoding endochitinase-like, with protein sequence MARSSVILFQVSLLLAGIISSAAGVSVADLVTQQFFDNIMNQASANPCPGKSFYTRQAFLDALGSYSQFAQDGSDDTSKQEVAAFFAHVTHETGYLCYIEETDQSNGYCDDTNYPQYPCAQGKKYYGRGPLQLTWNYNYGAAGQSIGFDGLNSPETVANDVNISFKAALWFWMENVHSVVTSGQGFGATIQKINSQECNGGAQDEMHARVQLYQQYCQDFGVAPGDNLTCRRANKMARSSVILFQVSLLLAGIISSAAGISVADLVTQQFFDNIMNQASANPCPGKSFYTRQAFLDALGSYSQFAQDGSDDTSKQEVAAFFAHVTHETGYLCYIEETDQSNAYCDPSYTQYPCAQGKKYYGRGPLQLTWNYNYGAAGQSIGFDGLNSPETVANDVNISFKAAMWFWMENVHSVVTSGQGFGATIKKINSQECNGGDPAEMNARVQLYRQYCQDFGVAPGDNLTC encoded by the exons ATGGCACGTAGTAGTGTGATCTTATTCCAGGTGAGCCTCCTGCTCGCCGGCATAATCTCCTCCGCCGCCGGAGTCTCCGTTGCCGATCTTGTCACCCAGCAGTTCTTCGACAACATCATGAATCAGGCCTCTGCGAATCCATGCCCGGGCAAGAGCTTCTATACGAGGCAGGCGTTCCTGGACGCGCTGGGGTCTTACTCTCAGTTTGCCCAGGACGGCTCCGACGACACCTCTAAGCAGGAGGTTGCTGCCTTCTTTGCCCATGTCACCCATGAGACCGGAT ATCTGTGCTACATAGAAGAGACGGACCAATCCAATGGCTATTGTGATGATACAAACTACCCTCAATACCCGTGTGCCCAAGGGAAGAAGTACTATGGCCGTGGCCCTCTTCAACTGACCTGGAACTATAACTACGGTGCAGCTGGACAAAGCATTGGATTTGATGGCTTGAACTCGCCCGAGACTGTGGCTAATGATGTGAACATATCATTCAAGgctgccttgtggttttggatgGAAAATGTGCACTCTGTCGTAACCTCCGGCCAAGGGTTTGGAGCCACAATTCAGAAGATTAATAGCCAAGAGTGCAATGGAGGTGCGCAAGATGAGATGCATGCCCGGGTTCAACTTTACCAGCAGTATTGCCAGGACTTTGGTGTGGCTCCAGGAGATAACCTCACTTGC AGAAGAGCAAACAAAATGGCACGTAGTAGTGTGATCTTATTCCAGGTGAGCCTCCTGCTCGCCGGCATAATCTCCTCCGCCGCCGGCATCTCCGTCGCCGATCTTGTCACCCAGCAGTTCTTCGACAACATCATGAATCAGGCCTCTGCGAATCCATGCCCGGGCAAGAGCTTCTATACGAGGCAGGCGTTCCTGGACGCGCTGGGGTCTTACTCTCAGTTTGCCCAGGACGGCTCCGACGACACCTCTAAGCAGGAGGTTGCTGCCTTCTTTGCCCATGTCACCCATGAGACCGGAT ATCTGTGCTACATAGAAGAGACGGACCAATCCAATGCCTATTGTGATCCAAGCTACACTCAATACCCGTGTGCCCAAGGGAAGAAGTACTATGGCCGTGGCCCTCTTCAACTGACCTGGAACTATAACTACGGTGCAGCTGGACAAAGCATTGGATTTGATGGCTTGAACTCGCCCGAGACTGTGGCTAACGATGTGAACATATCATTCAAGGCTGCCATGTGGTTTTGGATGGAAAATGTGCACTCTGTCGTAACCTCCGGCCAAGGGTTTGGAGCCACAATTAAGAAGATTAATAGCCAAGAGTGCAATGGAGGTGATCCAGCTGAGATGAATGCCCGGGTTCAACTTTACCGGCAGTATTGCCAGGACTTCGGCGTGGCTCCAGGAGATAACCTCACTTGCTAG
- the LOC103715370 gene encoding endochitinase B-like, whose product MARSSVILFQVSLLLAGVISSTAQNCGCSPDLCCSQYGYCGTGSQYCGKGCRGGPCDASGGVSVADLVTQQFFDSIMNQASGNPCPGKSFYTRQAFLDALGSYPQFAQDGSDDTSKQEVAAFFAHVTHETGYLCYIEETDQSNAYCDPSYTQYPCAQGKKYYGRGPLQLTWNYNYGAAGQSIGFDGLNSPETVANDVNISFKAALWFWMENVHSVITSGQGFGATIKKINSQECNGGDPAEMNARVQLYQQYCQDFGVAPGDNLTC is encoded by the exons ATGGCACGTAGTAGTGTGATCTTATTCCAGGTGAGCCTCCTGCTCGCCGGCGTTATCTCCTCCACCGCCCAGAACTGCGGGTGCTCGCCGGACCTCTGCTGCAGCCAGTATGGCTACTGCGGCACCGGGAGCCAGTACTGCGGCAAGGGCTGCCGCGGGGGGCCGTGCGACGCGTCCGGCGGCGTCTCTGTCGCCGATCTGGTCACCCAGCAGTTCTTCGACAGCATCATGAATCAGGCCTCTGGTAATCCATGCCCGGGCAAGAGCTTCTATACGAGGCAGGCGTTCCTGGACGCGCTGGGGTCTTACCCTCAGTTTGCCCAGGACGGCTCCGACGACACCTCTAAGCAGGAGGTTGCTGCCTTCTTTGCCCATGTCACCCATGAAACCGGAT ATCTGTGCTACATAGAAGAGACGGACCAATCCAATGCCTACTGTGATCCAAGCTACACTCAATACCCGTGTGCCCAAGGGAAGAAGTACTACGGCCGTGGCCCTCTTCAACTGACCTGGAACTATAACTACGGTGCAGCTGGACAAAGCATTGGATTTGATGGCTTGAACTCGCCCGAGACCGTGGCTAATGATGTGAACATATCATTCAAGgctgccttgtggttttggatgGAAAATGTGCACTCTGTCATAACCTCCGGCCAAGGGTTTGGAGCCACAATTAAGAAGATTAATAGCCAAGAGTGCAATGGAGGTGATCCAGCTGAGATGAATGCCCGGGTTCAACTTTACCAGCAGTATTGCCAGGACTTCGGTGTGGCTCCAGGAGATAACCTCACTTGCTAG
- the LOC120113059 gene encoding endochitinase B-like yields MARSSVILFQVSLLLAGVISSTAQNCGCSPDLCCSQYGYCGTGSQYCGKGCRGGPCDASGGVSVADLVTQQFFDSIMNQASGNPCPGKSFYTRQAFLDALGSYPQFAQDGSDDTSKQEVAAFFAHVTHETGYLCYIEETDQSNAYCDPSYTQYPCAQGKKYYGRGPLQLTWNYNYGAAGQSIGFDGLNSPETVANDVNISFKAALWFWMENVHSVITSGQGFGATIKKINSQECNGGDPAEMNARVQLYQQYCQDFGVAPGDNLTC; encoded by the exons ATGGCACGTAGTAGTGTGATCTTATTCCAGGTGAGCCTCCTGCTCGCCGGCGTTATCTCCTCCACCGCCCAGAACTGCGGGTGCTCGCCGGACCTCTGCTGCAGCCAGTATGGCTACTGCGGCACCGGGAGCCAGTACTGCGGCAAGGGCTGCCGCGGGGGGCCGTGCGACGCGTCCGGCGGCGTCTCTGTCGCCGATCTAGTCACCCAGCAGTTCTTCGACAGCATCATGAATCAGGCCTCTGGTAATCCATGCCCGGGCAAGAGCTTCTATACGAGGCAGGCGTTCCTGGACGCGCTGGGGTCTTACCCTCAGTTTGCCCAGGACGGCTCCGACGACACCTCTAAGCAGGAGGTTGCTGCCTTCTTTGCCCATGTCACCCATGAAACCGGAT ATCTGTGCTACATAGAAGAGACGGACCAATCCAATGCCTACTGTGATCCAAGCTACACTCAATACCCGTGTGCCCAAGGGAAGAAGTACTACGGCCGTGGCCCTCTTCAACTGACCTGGAACTATAACTACGGTGCAGCTGGACAAAGCATTGGATTTGATGGCTTGAACTCGCCCGAGACCGTGGCTAATGATGTGAACATATCATTCAAGgctgccttgtggttttggatgGAAAATGTGCACTCTGTCATAACCTCCGGCCAAGGGTTTGGAGCCACAATTAAGAAGATTAATAGCCAAGAGTGCAATGGAGGTGATCCAGCTGAGATGAATGCCCGGGTTCAACTTTACCAGCAGTATTGCCAGGACTTCGGCGTGGCTCCAGGAGATAACCTCACTTGCTAG